A DNA window from Actinomadura luzonensis contains the following coding sequences:
- a CDS encoding GNAT family N-acetyltransferase has product METERLILRRWRAEDREPFAAMNADPEVMEHFPAPLTREESDLLVDRIEQHFDERGYSLWALEVIGTGEFVGFTGLSYQTFDAPFLPAVEIGWRLARPAWGHGYATEAARRVVAFAFEEAGLDDLISMTAASNLRSQAVMRRLGMTRDPAEDFDHPKVPPDSPVLRHVLYRLKAGSP; this is encoded by the coding sequence ATGGAGACCGAACGGTTGATCTTGCGCCGCTGGCGTGCGGAGGACCGCGAGCCCTTCGCCGCCATGAACGCCGACCCCGAGGTGATGGAGCACTTCCCCGCGCCGCTCACCCGCGAGGAGAGCGACCTGCTGGTGGACCGCATCGAGCAGCACTTCGACGAGCGCGGCTACAGCCTGTGGGCGCTGGAGGTGATCGGCACCGGCGAGTTCGTCGGCTTCACCGGGTTGAGCTACCAGACCTTCGACGCGCCCTTCCTGCCCGCCGTGGAGATCGGCTGGCGGCTGGCCCGGCCCGCCTGGGGCCACGGCTACGCCACCGAGGCCGCCCGGCGGGTGGTCGCGTTCGCCTTCGAGGAGGCGGGCCTGGACGACCTGATCTCGATGACCGCCGCCTCCAACCTGCGCTCGCAGGCCGTCATGCGCCGCCTCGGCATGACCCGCGACCCGGCCGAGGACTTCGACCACCCCAAGGTGCCCCCGGACAGCCCCGTCCTGCGCCACGTGCTCTACCGGCTCAAGGCCGGCAGCCCCTGA